In Nitrosarchaeum koreense MY1, one genomic interval encodes:
- a CDS encoding isocitrate/isopropylmalate dehydrogenase family protein — protein sequence MSKKAAVMRGDGIGPEVVDSMLRVLKECNSQTEIILCEAGSEQWDKNGRKDKSYIPDATMKTLEETDACFKGPTTTIPVPDAPRSVAVTLRQKFELYSNIRPTKTYDRLTPNRKLDCVCFREATEGLYTGLEVKVTDDAAIAIRKITRQGCSRFMNSAVNWANKYNMKKIVAITKRNILKQTDGIFWDEVQNSIKGTDIQLSEIYIDNMAQQMVVAPEQFNGSILVSTNLFMDIISELASGLVGSIGLIYSANMGDNYAMFEAAHGSAPQFAGQNKVNPTATVLSGAWMIEYLGETEIRNAIFAATEQVINEGKVVTWDIGGNASTTQMTDAIISYAKQKLRK from the coding sequence TTGAGCAAAAAAGCTGCAGTGATGAGAGGGGATGGTATAGGTCCTGAAGTAGTAGATTCTATGCTCAGAGTTTTAAAAGAATGCAATTCCCAAACAGAAATTATTCTTTGCGAGGCAGGCTCTGAACAGTGGGATAAAAACGGAAGAAAAGATAAATCATACATCCCAGATGCCACAATGAAGACTCTAGAAGAGACAGATGCTTGTTTTAAAGGGCCGACAACAACAATACCGGTACCAGATGCACCAAGAAGTGTAGCTGTTACATTACGTCAAAAATTTGAATTATACTCTAACATTAGACCAACTAAAACATATGATAGATTAACACCAAATCGAAAACTAGACTGTGTTTGCTTTAGAGAAGCAACAGAAGGGCTCTACACAGGTTTAGAAGTAAAAGTTACAGATGATGCGGCAATTGCAATCAGAAAGATTACTAGACAAGGATGTAGCAGATTTATGAATTCAGCAGTAAATTGGGCAAACAAATACAATATGAAAAAAATTGTTGCAATCACTAAAAGAAATATCCTAAAACAAACAGATGGAATATTTTGGGATGAAGTACAGAATTCTATTAAAGGTACAGACATACAATTATCTGAGATTTACATTGACAACATGGCACAACAAATGGTAGTTGCGCCAGAACAATTCAATGGATCAATTTTGGTAAGTACCAATTTATTTATGGATATAATATCAGAATTAGCATCGGGACTTGTAGGATCAATAGGATTGATTTATTCTGCAAATATGGGAGATAATTACGCAATGTTTGAAGCAGCTCATGGAAGTGCACCACAGTTCGCAGGACAGAACAAAGTAAATCCAACTGCAACAGTTCTATCAGGAGCTTGGATGATAGAGTATCTTGGAGAGACAGAAATACGAAATGCAATTTTTGCTGCAACGGAACAAGTGATTAACGAAGGCAAAGTTGTAACGTGGGATATCGGAGGTAATGCAAGTACAACACAAATGACGGATGCCATAATATCATATGCAAAACAGAAACTTCGAAAATAA
- a CDS encoding DM13 domain-containing protein has product MNKLIIVALVAIIGMGVAYAISPYFTSSTVNEALPNSAIPLKTEDTTMKDESMMKDESMMKDESMMKDESMMKDESMMKDESMMKDESMMKDESMMKDESMMKDMQMQTYAGTFVGVGDGIHDAQGMVRTLPLNDGNNVLRLENFKATNGPDLYVYLSTDNKASEFVSLGKLKANNGNQNYDIPENTDLEKYSKVLIWCKAFGVLFGNADLSPQ; this is encoded by the coding sequence ATGAACAAATTGATAATTGTTGCATTAGTTGCAATAATTGGAATGGGAGTGGCATATGCAATTTCTCCATACTTTACAAGTAGTACTGTAAATGAAGCACTGCCTAATTCTGCAATTCCATTAAAAACAGAAGATACAACAATGAAAGATGAATCCATGATGAAAGATGAATCCATGATGAAAGATGAATCCATGATGAAAGATGAATCCATGATGAAAGATGAATCCATGATGAAAGATGAATCCATGATGAAAGATGAATCCATGATGAAAGATGAATCCATGATGAAAGATGAATCCATGATGAAAGATATGCAAATGCAAACATACGCAGGCACATTTGTTGGAGTAGGCGATGGAATACACGATGCACAAGGGATGGTAAGAACACTTCCATTAAATGATGGCAATAATGTTCTAAGATTAGAAAATTTCAAAGCAACTAACGGTCCTGATTTGTATGTCTATTTGTCTACAGATAACAAAGCCTCTGAATTTGTTAGTCTTGGTAAGCTTAAAGCAAATAATGGAAACCAAAATTATGACATACCAGAAAATACCGATCTTGAAAAATATAGTAAAGTCTTGATTTGGTGTAAGGCTTTTGGGGTTCTTTTTGGCAATGCTGATTTATCCCCACAATAG
- a CDS encoding ATP-binding protein — MNSLKLSTMLIIGTFGIFLIFGVYGYYSFSISIQEVNKLLTTRNEGFAFNMMQDLDEYIDKRIEDFRQLTKLPIIQESLMKSNQEFLHRQQVQKIMKEQDPLTNIENQPFISPTVNTELISELTDVIDFYKSEYDYDVISELYITNIYGANVVLDSETSDYRHDDEKWWQEAKAKGTYIGETEYDEKLGNYIITIGLRIDDQNREFLGVLRVSLTLNDLIHEFINDAEILNLQNRSILLINEKGQTIYSNGIQDFRETKAVTYFDLIQSLKDVGTVNISDNPDDPIFISYAKSTGYKQFEGFGWTSIVDQSNSSFTEEFVDLKNSFLVISILGMVSSVMIGLILSYFISNPLRLLSKMAKQFSGGDFDSNFKGSKIMEINMIGNSFNSMGQSLKKLIETEKKLAESHAMMKNERLGAIGQLSASMAHDLKNPLATIKTSATIIQKQVINTDPEIEKAMQRMDRAIFRMSHQIDDVLNFVRITPLNLSEKRITDIINESIDLLEIPNNIKLKIIDSDFTILCDVKKLEIVFTNIILNAIQAIGKVEGQIDIKSQVIDDNIKIEISDSGPKIPSEILDKVFEPLFTTKEKGTGLGLSSCKNIIEQHGGTISAHNNPTTFTIILPKKTKNQ, encoded by the coding sequence GTGAATTCATTGAAATTATCTACAATGTTAATTATAGGAACGTTTGGAATTTTTCTAATTTTTGGAGTTTATGGATATTATTCATTTTCAATATCAATTCAAGAGGTAAATAAGTTACTTACAACTAGAAATGAAGGATTCGCATTTAACATGATGCAAGATCTTGATGAGTATATTGATAAAAGAATTGAAGATTTTAGACAGCTAACAAAACTTCCAATAATTCAAGAATCATTAATGAAATCTAATCAGGAGTTTCTTCATAGACAACAAGTACAAAAAATAATGAAAGAACAAGATCCTCTTACAAATATTGAAAATCAACCATTTATTTCACCAACTGTCAATACAGAATTGATATCAGAATTAACTGATGTAATAGATTTCTATAAATCAGAATACGATTACGATGTAATATCAGAATTATACATTACAAATATCTACGGTGCAAACGTTGTATTAGATTCTGAAACATCAGATTATAGACACGATGATGAAAAATGGTGGCAAGAAGCAAAAGCTAAAGGTACCTATATAGGAGAAACAGAGTATGACGAAAAATTAGGAAATTATATCATAACAATAGGTTTGAGAATAGATGATCAAAATAGAGAATTTTTAGGAGTACTTAGAGTTTCATTAACACTAAATGATTTAATTCATGAATTTATTAATGATGCAGAAATTCTCAATTTACAAAACAGATCAATATTATTAATTAATGAAAAAGGGCAAACAATATACTCAAATGGAATTCAAGATTTTAGAGAAACTAAAGCTGTTACGTATTTTGATTTAATTCAATCTTTGAAAGATGTAGGAACTGTAAACATTTCGGATAATCCAGACGATCCAATTTTCATATCATATGCAAAATCTACAGGGTATAAGCAGTTTGAAGGTTTTGGATGGACATCAATAGTTGATCAATCCAATTCTTCATTTACTGAAGAATTTGTTGATCTGAAAAATTCTTTTCTTGTAATATCGATTTTGGGAATGGTATCATCAGTAATGATTGGACTTATTTTATCATATTTTATTTCAAATCCATTACGTCTGTTAAGTAAAATGGCAAAGCAGTTCTCAGGAGGAGATTTTGACTCTAATTTCAAAGGCTCAAAAATTATGGAAATCAATATGATCGGTAATTCATTTAATTCAATGGGTCAGTCTCTTAAAAAATTAATTGAAACTGAAAAAAAATTAGCTGAATCTCATGCAATGATGAAAAATGAAAGATTAGGAGCTATTGGCCAACTTTCAGCAAGTATGGCACATGATCTAAAAAACCCACTTGCCACAATTAAAACATCAGCAACTATAATTCAAAAACAGGTAATCAACACAGATCCTGAAATAGAAAAGGCAATGCAAAGAATGGATAGAGCCATATTCCGTATGTCTCATCAAATAGACGATGTTTTAAATTTTGTACGAATCACTCCGTTAAATTTATCTGAAAAAAGAATTACAGATATCATAAATGAATCAATTGATTTGTTAGAAATACCAAATAATATTAAATTAAAAATAATAGATTCTGATTTCACAATTTTATGTGATGTAAAAAAACTAGAAATTGTTTTTACAAACATCATTTTAAATGCAATTCAGGCAATTGGTAAAGTAGAAGGACAGATAGACATAAAATCACAGGTCATAGATGACAATATCAAAATAGAAATATCGGATTCTGGACCAAAAATACCTTCTGAAATATTAGATAAAGTGTTTGAACCACTTTTCACAACCAAAGAAAAAGGAACAGGTTTAGGTCTTTCATCATGCAAAAATATCATAGAACAACATGGAGGAACTATCTCAGCTCATAACAATCCAACCACATTTACAATAATACTTCCAAAAAAGACAAAGAATCAGTAA
- a CDS encoding 50S ribosomal protein L21 gives MATKKSHGRSHGFKHKARSVMTKTAPRGVSFLLREYHEGEQALVIIDPRQHKGLPHRRYHGKVGNITHVGRRAITLDVKLGNKTKTLITRLDHIKPFGV, from the coding sequence ATGGCAACTAAGAAATCTCATGGTCGTTCACACGGATTTAAGCACAAAGCAAGATCTGTGATGACTAAAACTGCTCCTAGAGGCGTATCGTTCTTACTTAGAGAATATCATGAAGGAGAACAAGCACTTGTAATTATAGATCCTAGACAACACAAAGGTTTGCCTCATAGACGCTATCATGGGAAAGTAGGTAACATTACACATGTAGGTAGACGTGCTATTACTCTAGATGTAAAATTAGGGAATAAAACAAAAACCTTAATCACAAGATTAGATCATATCAAACCATTCGGTGTATAA
- a CDS encoding metallophosphoesterase family protein: MLIVQISDLHVGSQFLQNKFDQLVDEVNQLNPDVIVVTGDLTNEGLMQEYEECKTLLTKFNTKKIITISGNHDYRNTGYLLFKKFFPFEAINELSDDVVLVTLGTARPDRNEGEVGYRQNLWLERTMKKYKDKIKILAMHHHLIAIPDTGSDQLTVVDAGDVLRTILDTKVDLVLCGHKHRPWEWNFGKLMVVNAGTATSERVRGLFENTYNIITISNKSINVELKIVGGKRMKLDDIVTNYHQFGDE; the protein is encoded by the coding sequence ATGCTAATTGTACAAATTTCTGATCTTCATGTAGGTTCACAATTTCTTCAAAATAAGTTTGATCAACTTGTTGATGAGGTAAATCAACTTAATCCAGATGTTATCGTTGTTACTGGTGATCTTACAAATGAAGGACTAATGCAAGAATATGAAGAATGTAAGACATTATTGACAAAATTTAACACTAAAAAAATTATTACTATTAGCGGGAATCATGACTATAGAAACACCGGTTATCTATTATTCAAAAAATTTTTCCCCTTTGAAGCAATAAATGAATTAAGTGATGACGTTGTTTTGGTAACACTTGGAACTGCTCGTCCTGATAGAAATGAAGGTGAGGTGGGATATCGTCAAAACTTGTGGCTTGAGCGAACCATGAAAAAATACAAAGACAAAATAAAGATCTTGGCAATGCATCATCATTTGATAGCAATTCCAGATACTGGTTCTGATCAATTAACTGTAGTAGATGCAGGAGATGTTTTAAGAACTATACTTGATACTAAAGTTGATCTTGTTTTATGTGGTCATAAACATAGACCGTGGGAATGGAATTTTGGAAAACTAATGGTTGTAAATGCCGGAACTGCTACATCTGAAAGGGTTAGAGGATTGTTTGAAAACACATACAACATCATTACTATCTCCAACAAATCTATCAATGTTGAACTAAAAATTGTGGGTGGGAAAAGAATGAAACTTGATGATATTGTGACTAATTACCACCAATTTGGGGACGAATGA
- a CDS encoding SirB1 family protein, which yields MPEKFDPLVAEWLSFAKNPNFNLVEKCLKFAQILEYPDLEIEKYIQKIAVIGKSLKESISDVKNPTYQVSILNEHLFQNLGYSGDTDDYYNPKNNFLNEVIDKKSGLPITISILYAEIAKFIGLELKIVGFPSHILVKYNEEMILDPFNDGMLLDIDDLQDILDENFGGELEFKPEFLDEISHEQILVRLARNLKNSYVQSFVYDKALRCTNMVLAVEPNSPDDIRDKGILEERLLNSDIALEYLNRYLEINPNAEDVDFILELIRSIKTKN from the coding sequence TTGCCAGAAAAATTTGATCCCTTAGTAGCTGAATGGCTTTCATTTGCAAAAAACCCAAACTTCAATTTAGTCGAAAAGTGTCTCAAATTTGCCCAAATTCTAGAATATCCTGATCTAGAAATTGAAAAATACATTCAAAAGATTGCAGTAATTGGAAAGTCATTAAAAGAATCAATCAGTGACGTAAAAAACCCTACATACCAGGTTTCAATTTTAAATGAACATCTTTTTCAAAATTTAGGATATAGTGGCGATACTGATGATTACTATAATCCAAAAAATAATTTTTTAAATGAAGTAATTGATAAAAAATCAGGACTTCCAATAACAATCTCTATACTATATGCTGAAATTGCAAAATTTATTGGATTAGAGCTTAAGATAGTAGGATTTCCAAGCCACATATTGGTAAAATATAATGAAGAAATGATTTTAGATCCGTTTAACGATGGAATGCTATTAGATATAGATGACCTTCAAGATATTTTAGATGAAAATTTTGGTGGAGAATTGGAATTCAAACCAGAGTTTCTTGATGAAATAAGTCACGAGCAAATTCTTGTCAGATTAGCTAGAAATTTAAAAAATTCATATGTTCAATCTTTTGTTTATGACAAAGCACTAAGATGTACAAACATGGTGTTAGCAGTTGAGCCAAATTCACCAGACGACATCAGAGATAAAGGAATACTAGAAGAAAGACTATTGAATTCAGACATAGCGCTGGAATATTTGAACCGATATTTAGAAATTAATCCAAACGCAGAAGACGTAGATTTTATTTTAGAACTAATAAGAAGTATTAAAACAAAAAACTAG
- a CDS encoding methyltransferase domain-containing protein translates to MQKKFLRDEEYSPSEDTFFISDYIEKEKGFSALDVGSGSGYLTKLLWENFTFVVGTDINFAVLKNQTYPTQNLVCCNGSDALNLEFDLVVCNLPYLATDKVLDAATDGGIEGFEIPKKIFDSIYKNIKIGGKFLFVTTSLSNYQKLMEYTRKLCLEPRILAKKKLFFEELILVEAVRQK, encoded by the coding sequence TTGCAAAAGAAATTCTTAAGAGATGAAGAGTATTCTCCATCTGAAGATACCTTCTTCATATCTGACTATATTGAAAAAGAGAAAGGGTTCTCTGCTCTAGATGTTGGAAGTGGTTCTGGGTATTTAACAAAACTTTTATGGGAAAATTTTACTTTTGTTGTTGGTACCGACATTAATTTTGCTGTATTAAAAAACCAAACATATCCTACGCAAAATTTGGTCTGTTGTAATGGCTCTGATGCATTAAATTTAGAATTTGATCTAGTTGTGTGCAACCTTCCATATCTTGCAACTGATAAAGTATTAGATGCTGCAACTGATGGAGGAATTGAAGGCTTTGAAATTCCAAAAAAAATATTTGATTCAATTTATAAAAATATTAAAATTGGCGGAAAATTTCTTTTTGTAACTACATCTCTTTCTAATTACCAAAAATTAATGGAATACACACGAAAATTATGCCTGGAACCACGAATTCTTGCCAAAAAGAAATTGTTTTTTGAAGAGTTAATTCTAGTTGAAGCTGTCAGACAAAAGTAA
- a CDS encoding ribosomal RNA small subunit methyltransferase A: protein MIKRKRLGQHFLTSNVIAKSISLEANITKNDIVFEIGTGLGILTPLLCENAKKVISIDADRELYEKAKSRFSRISNLSLEFGDGFKQNSVFSIFVSNLPYSKSKDAIEWLANTPFSHGVIMVQKEFAEKLLAKSSKNRRSVSIIANSAFEIEKILDVGKQNFSPPPKIDSVVLKIIKKKSLEKDLIHVINKMFSYRRKTLQNIFKQFGKETVIEKRLDDLSGDEIVELAKEILKR, encoded by the coding sequence ATGATTAAACGAAAACGACTAGGCCAACACTTTCTAACCTCAAATGTAATAGCAAAATCAATTTCTCTTGAGGCTAATATCACTAAAAATGACATTGTCTTTGAAATAGGGACAGGATTAGGAATTTTGACTCCATTATTGTGTGAAAATGCAAAAAAAGTGATTTCAATTGATGCTGATAGGGAATTATATGAAAAAGCAAAATCCCGTTTTTCCAGAATTTCAAATCTCTCTTTAGAGTTTGGTGATGGATTCAAACAAAATAGTGTTTTTTCTATTTTTGTATCTAATCTACCCTATTCAAAAAGTAAGGATGCTATTGAATGGCTTGCAAATACTCCTTTTTCTCATGGTGTGATTATGGTTCAGAAAGAATTTGCAGAAAAATTACTTGCAAAATCTTCAAAGAATAGAAGATCTGTAAGTATTATTGCAAACTCTGCTTTTGAGATTGAAAAAATTTTAGATGTTGGAAAGCAAAATTTTTCACCTCCTCCAAAGATTGATTCTGTAGTTCTCAAAATCATTAAAAAAAAATCACTTGAAAAAGATCTTATTCATGTTATAAACAAGATGTTTTCATACAGAAGAAAAACACTTCAAAATATCTTTAAGCAGTTTGGAAAAGAAACCGTTATTGAGAAACGGTTAGATGATCTTTCAGGTGATGAAATAGTTGAACTTGCAAAAGAAATTCTTAAGAGATGA
- a CDS encoding RNA polymerase Rpb4, translating into MEEIKKKQSISLSEVKEILGKVDVEEMDQIQRWTYDYVSKFVTIDPKDAKEMKKQLMKDCDLTEEEAVEIVNIRPTSLAELRSFTFGWKKLILAETLEKMLKIIKGN; encoded by the coding sequence ATGGAAGAGATAAAAAAGAAACAAAGCATTTCTCTATCAGAAGTTAAAGAGATTTTAGGTAAAGTTGATGTTGAAGAAATGGATCAAATTCAACGATGGACATATGACTATGTCTCTAAATTTGTGACCATTGATCCAAAGGATGCTAAAGAAATGAAGAAACAACTAATGAAAGATTGTGATTTAACTGAGGAAGAAGCAGTAGAAATTGTAAATATTAGACCAACTAGTTTGGCTGAACTACGTTCATTTACATTTGGTTGGAAGAAACTTATTCTTGCTGAAACTCTAGAAAAAATGCTCAAGATAATCAAGGGGAACTAA
- the rlmN gene encoding 23S rRNA (adenine(2503)-C(2))-methyltransferase RlmN, with protein sequence MTDLYRLLPEEMEKLVMDMGQPRYRADQILYPLYYKFPKNITELKQLPTAMRDKLIVDGYTIGSATETHRVVSDDGDTTKLLLNLTDGTPVETVLIQYEPTKIGGHPRSTICVSTQVGCAMGCIFCATGQMGFERNLKAEEIVAQVIHFANLLQQRGQHVTNLVFMGMGEPLANYDETIRAVRLLTHPRGFGIGQRNITISTIGIISGIDKLAEEDLQIGLAISLHAPNDELRKKLVPTAGPHSVNELVAAGKRYFKRTGRRVTFEYALIENINDSQEIAKELALLLEGNGSHVNLIPINSTAGNFQRPSKKSILEFERILLKSHVNCTVRVEKGSEISAACGQLRTDIISNA encoded by the coding sequence ATGACTGATCTTTATCGTTTGTTACCTGAAGAAATGGAAAAATTGGTAATGGATATGGGGCAGCCAAGATATAGGGCAGATCAAATACTTTACCCATTATATTATAAATTTCCAAAAAACATCACCGAATTAAAACAACTACCTACCGCAATGCGAGATAAATTAATTGTAGATGGATACACAATTGGTTCTGCAACTGAAACTCATAGAGTAGTAAGTGATGATGGTGATACCACAAAACTATTACTTAATCTGACAGATGGAACTCCTGTTGAAACAGTTCTTATACAATATGAACCAACAAAGATTGGCGGTCATCCTAGGTCTACTATTTGCGTTTCAACTCAGGTTGGATGTGCAATGGGATGCATTTTTTGTGCAACTGGGCAAATGGGTTTTGAGCGAAATCTAAAAGCAGAAGAGATTGTAGCACAAGTTATTCACTTTGCAAATTTACTTCAGCAACGAGGTCAGCATGTAACAAATTTGGTCTTTATGGGAATGGGTGAACCTCTTGCAAATTACGATGAAACAATTCGTGCAGTTCGTTTACTTACACATCCACGAGGTTTTGGAATCGGGCAGAGAAACATCACGATATCTACTATTGGAATAATATCTGGTATTGACAAACTTGCAGAAGAAGATCTTCAAATCGGACTAGCAATATCATTACATGCACCAAATGATGAATTACGCAAAAAATTAGTTCCAACAGCTGGACCTCATTCAGTAAATGAATTAGTTGCAGCAGGAAAACGCTACTTTAAGCGAACTGGACGACGTGTTACATTTGAATACGCTTTAATTGAAAACATTAACGATTCACAAGAAATTGCAAAGGAGCTTGCCCTTCTTTTAGAGGGAAATGGTTCTCATGTTAATCTGATTCCAATAAATTCCACTGCAGGAAATTTTCAGCGTCCATCAAAAAAGAGCATACTTGAATTTGAAAGAATACTGCTAAAATCTCATGTAAATTGTACAGTAAGAGTTGAGAAGGGATCTGAAATTTCAGCTGCATGTGGACAACTCAGAACCGACATCATCTCTAATGCATGA
- a CDS encoding methyltransferase domain-containing protein codes for MHEFSLDFLRCVRCSSKLDLDVFKKENEIEEGILECKKCSLSFPIINKIPILWDDFSKYLSERIMLGGKLFNSASHEKMKKFLKHSLSNCVRKTDDRTLLEERWSKIYQNSQKSKFYSNIKNELNALPKSKLVLEYGCSIGTMSNYLADTNQIVFGIDRSFNALSMAKKTSKDNLDYFVADFLSDVFGKTKFDLILALNVLELVEPIDYLKKVSEQIHAGTFVISDPYDYDRGKNSVKKFLDESTLRSNLEKMMFSITKKTKKPSFITWNLKLNSRSTLTYKVDLIVAKKLSQ; via the coding sequence ATGCATGAATTTAGTCTTGATTTTCTTAGATGTGTTAGATGTAGCTCAAAGTTAGATCTTGATGTATTTAAAAAAGAAAATGAAATTGAAGAAGGTATTTTGGAATGCAAAAAATGTTCGTTATCATTTCCAATAATTAATAAAATTCCGATTCTTTGGGATGATTTTTCAAAATATCTCTCTGAGAGAATTATGTTGGGAGGGAAATTATTTAATTCTGCATCTCACGAAAAAATGAAAAAATTTCTCAAACATTCATTGTCAAATTGTGTACGAAAAACTGACGATAGAACATTACTTGAAGAGAGATGGAGTAAAATCTATCAAAATAGTCAAAAATCAAAATTTTATTCCAATATTAAAAATGAATTGAATGCATTACCAAAATCAAAACTTGTGTTAGAATATGGCTGCTCTATTGGAACTATGAGTAATTATCTTGCAGATACCAATCAAATTGTATTTGGAATTGACAGATCTTTTAATGCATTAAGTATGGCAAAAAAAACATCTAAGGATAATTTGGATTATTTTGTAGCTGATTTTCTATCTGATGTTTTTGGTAAGACAAAATTTGATTTGATTTTAGCATTAAATGTTTTAGAATTAGTTGAACCTATAGATTATCTAAAAAAAGTCTCTGAACAAATTCATGCAGGTACATTTGTAATATCTGACCCTTATGATTATGACAGAGGTAAAAATTCTGTTAAAAAATTCCTTGATGAATCGACATTGAGATCGAACTTGGAAAAGATGATGTTTTCAATTACTAAAAAGACAAAAAAACCTTCTTTTATTACTTGGAATTTAAAACTAAATTCACGCTCAACTTTAACCTATAAAGTAGATTTGATAGTGGCAAAAAAATTATCACAATAA
- a CDS encoding response regulator, with protein MDKKKIVLIVDDDVDLLENTVFLIKSAGYDVVMAQNGVEAVQKYKETNPNLVLMDVRMPIMDGYDAFFKINQYDSNAKVILITAYAHDEKKHTKAKNLNLIDTISKPYTIEQLEDIISKNI; from the coding sequence ATGGATAAAAAAAAGATCGTTCTTATCGTTGATGATGATGTAGATCTTTTAGAAAATACTGTATTTTTGATAAAAAGTGCAGGATATGATGTAGTAATGGCTCAAAATGGTGTTGAAGCGGTTCAAAAATACAAAGAAACTAATCCAAATCTAGTCTTAATGGATGTAAGGATGCCTATCATGGATGGATATGACGCATTTTTTAAGATTAACCAATATGATTCCAATGCCAAAGTAATTTTAATAACAGCATATGCACATGATGAAAAAAAACATACCAAAGCGAAAAATCTTAATCTAATTGATACAATCTCAAAACCTTATACTATTGAACAGCTTGAAGATATCATCTCAAAAAATATTTAG
- a CDS encoding DUF655 domain-containing protein → MHRAQSPPRKYEEYAYVLDFNPRGKSSTVRGRDGIIITAIGEDRLTLLEVLGVPNSTFDVGERIYIGKEGRTKVLSVLGKLEYEHISSSAQSELRGVVENIVTQNETRFVDYLNNARPLTPRIHALELIPGIGKTYMKIMLEEREKKAFASYADLQERVGFKEPIKHISERIMDEITGESRMNLFVKK, encoded by the coding sequence TTGCACAGGGCACAATCCCCTCCTAGAAAATATGAGGAATATGCATATGTCTTAGATTTTAATCCGCGTGGAAAATCATCTACAGTACGTGGACGTGACGGAATTATTATCACTGCAATTGGTGAGGACAGACTTACTTTACTTGAAGTTCTTGGTGTTCCAAATTCAACATTTGATGTGGGAGAAAGAATCTACATTGGAAAAGAGGGAAGAACAAAAGTTCTTTCAGTTTTAGGAAAGCTAGAATATGAACACATTTCATCATCTGCTCAAAGTGAATTACGGGGAGTAGTTGAAAATATTGTCACCCAGAATGAAACTAGATTTGTAGATTATCTTAATAATGCAAGACCATTAACTCCTAGAATTCATGCACTGGAATTAATTCCAGGAATTGGAAAAACATACATGAAAATAATGCTAGAAGAAAGAGAAAAAAAGGCATTTGCAAGCTATGCTGATTTACAGGAGCGCGTGGGATTCAAAGAACCAATCAAACATATCTCAGAGAGAATCATGGATGAAATTACTGGTGAAAGTAGGATGAATCTCTTTGTCAAAAAATGA